The nucleotide window AAaaggtttctttttttttgtccgCCTCAAAGTTCTTcgaaaaaattatcaaaagccGGAATGAGTATCCACCCTAATAACAATAACGTTAAAAAAGCAATGGAGTCTTGTTGAATGAATCAGAACTACTATTTCAGATATTACACTTGAGAATTCAGAATTGAGAGTCGACAGTCTCCAGTACATACTAAAGAACACAAGGGTTACACCCAATTCcattaaataaatttctaacgcAAAGCTCATTAAAGTCATATTCAACTAAAAAGATGAGAAGGGCCGTGACATGACCTCCACTTATCGTAAAAACTAGCCCATCCATGCTTACAAGGAGAGAACAAAAGCGTCACAAGCAAGCAGAGCAGCTACAACCATGTCATCAAACGCCATTCTATAGCAATGGCACCAGGAACCTTTATCAATCCTTCATCACAGACGGAGACCAGTTAGTCAAAGACCCCGCCATGGGATACATTTTCAGCAACAATCAGGCTTTGGTTTCTTCCTTAGCTGCAGCTTCTTCATCTGCAGCTTCAGCTTCCTCTTCATCGTCAGCAGCATTGAAGTTTTCGTTAAGGTAATCCTGGGCTTCATCTAGTGCTGATTCCTTTGTATCAGTAGCATACAAAATCTTCCTAATTGCTACAGACATCTGAATATAAAAGATGGAGCAAATTAAGGTTTATTTAACGATCCCTGATGTTTAAATAGTTTATGATTCCCCATTATCTTCGGTTATTTTGGATTGCTAATCAATATTTTAGGTACagattcaaaagaaaaagagagtaaAACTGAAAGCGGTTTCAAATACCAATACATAACACCATTATTCAACCCTATTATACCAGTGTGAAAAATACAGCTTCAATAAGGTAGAAATGGATTATGAACATTGGCATATTTAAATCAGTGGTAGAAACACAAGAAGGTATACATAGAGGTAGAAAACAATAGTGAAGTTGCAAAGTTTAACAAAAAACTTTCTCTTTGTCCAGAGATACAAACTTATAACTCAAGGAGGACTAACCATACCTTATCCACTCCACAAATCAAACAAGTCAACTATAAATGAAAGAACTtccacaaataaaaaataagagttaAATTGCCAATGTCAAAACTAGAAATCTTAAAGCAAGAACTTCCAATGtgaaaattaagtgaaagaaAACGATTACTAAATCACAACAATGGAATATGATATATTCCTGAATCACACAGAAGTTAGACATAATCAAAAGCATACTTCAAGATGGAAAAAGCCTCTCCCCATCCAatgtgaataaaaataaataccccATAAGCTTTCATCGAAATTCTTACAGGATCATTCTCCACTTCGGCAGCTTGACAAAGAATTTCTATATCCCTTAGTTTTGCAAAGTAAaagtctctttctttttccaaGAGATCCATCGAGAGATTGAGATCAGTAACCTGAGAAATAGAAGACAGAAGATAGGTGACTTAGACAACGAAAGCATAGGAATGCGATATACTATCAGAGGCAAGCACAAAGAAAATCAACAATGTCTGCATAAAATACACACAAATAACAATTTTCCAACAACTTCTTCAGCTACATAATATCTGACTAGAATTCAGTTATGATCAAAAGCTTAAAAGAGAATTATGCTATATGTCATGTCTACTCCAATGCAAAGCTGTTGACCATTTTAGTGTGCCTCCTTGGTCACATTTCTTATTCCCAATATATCCCTAGCCACGCTAAATTAGAGAAGTTACAGAGATTAAAGGAgtaaaagaaaagcaagaaagTTGTTCACTTCAATTCAAAACACAaactatattaaatatttaaattataatgatGTTTAGAAAAAAGTGGATTGGTAGGCACTGAATTGtaaacatcaataaaaatacatttctgaattataaatttataattgagaaaaataaaatgtggATTTCTATCAATCACTAGTTCTATAATTGTCACATGCACAGAGAATGTAatgatcatacattcataccTGCTTAGACAATGCTTCAATTTCTGAAGAATTAGGCCCACCTGCTCCTCTGCTTGACTTTGATTGCTTGGGAACTACAggaaaaaaaaggcaaaaaccCAGAAAGTGAGAAGAAAAATAGAGTAACAAACCAAGGACATGCATCTCGAAAAGTGCAGCATGATTGAGGATTGAGGTCACGAAAAAGCCAACCAGAGATTCTATTGGGACCCAGCATATCGCCTGAACCAGCATTATAGATAGCACTTGTTTGTAGGTATTTTGAGCTCTTCAGAATTTTAGAATTTCCACCCTTTCCACCCTTACACCTACGCTCCACAGGATTATAATTCCTACacacaaaagggaaaagtatgtGATCAAATGATACAGCACAGTACTTGAAAATATGTGCAATTGCATGTGgaaaaattagttaacatatcCATTTGACAAGTGTCTTACAATAGTTTCGGGTCAAATGTCATAACTTAAGTAATCCTACAATTAATATAGAACCATTGATAACCAAAGTTCCTTAGAGGATGGTAAGGGTGAGTAGCATACTCATTCATAATGCCGCCATTCACAGAATCGCAGTATCGTTTCAGCCATTGTAGAAACTCTAAGTTGTCCAAAGGTCGACCTTTAACTAGCCTGTTAACTTCAATATGCTGCCACATGGTAGTCAACCCAGCCCATTATATGCAAACATAAATAATTCATTATGACAGTATTTTCTACTGCTAGTTTTCAACCTGAAATAAAGTAATACTCTGAAAATACATTCAACATTTAACATTCACACCCTTTTTACAAAACTAATTCAACCAATGAAATTGAGATTGAGCATCTAACATTATGAAATCATTACATCACATATGGATTTAGCCAAGCAAGATAATCATTCAAAAATGTAGTTCACAAGTAGGGTCACCATGATGACGTAAATTGAGGTatagaagaaaagagagggacaaaataaataaataagtaaataaataaataaaggcaTTCTCACTAAAATGGATTTAgaatgtaaccacaccattaagTCTAATTAGAAGTCATGTTAAAACTTTACTGGTGGGATATCATACCATTGAAAGTTTGAAACCATAAACAAGAGATGATGATTTAGAAATTACAAAACTTTAGTTACAATTCCTAGCCAAGctgtattgaaacttgaaagtACTTGGTAAGTTGGTATTATATACCAAGTAGCATTCATCATTCATATACCTGGTTCGATATGTTTACAGTTAGGGGTGTTCAAATAAACCAATTTGCtatgtgaaaaagtgatttGGTGTGATTTTCAAAACGATTATAAACCATTTATAATGGTTTGGTACAGTTTCACATCAGTTTTCCCAAAAACCACACCATGAATACATCGAGTTACAGAAACTATTTACACGCAACATGCTTAAGAATGTGATATTGGGACAGGGAGAAACAGATACTTTATCAATTTTCAGCTTGTTGAACACTTCCTGCAGAATTTTGTAATTCTGAATCATATCATATTCTGTCTTTGCGTCAAAATTCACCTAGAATAAAAGCCCAAATTTAGAAAGTTAATCTTAAagggaaaaattaaaaaataaaataaaaaatcaagagagaagaaaagaatatataaaGCAAATTCATATTTCACCTTGTGCATTGGAACAACCCCTGGATATGTCATATCCATTATCTGACATTGTACAGCTCCAGATGCAGCCTAGCCAAGAGCATAAGCACATAAACAGGCTAAAACAGGCTTATGAAATAAGCAACTGATACGATAAGACGTTAACAAATCAAGTAATTCATTATCAGTCAATCGATATTTCAAGATTCCATGCATCAAAATCCTCTTAAGCTTTAATTATTCTACCTCATTCGGAATATCATCTTAATAAAACCTCAATCCTTGCGGTTCTTGCAGAAAGAGACAAAGGTCTCTCAAAAAGTAAAGCAAACTCATTTCTGAATTTTGAGAACAAAATGAAAAGAGGAGGTTGCAGGGGCAATACTTCCTCAATGCGAGAGAGGTTAAGTTGAAGGCGGTTGTTGATCCAAGTGAGAATATCGTTTCTGCcgatatatgaaaaataaaaaatggataatTGACAAGATTAAGGATAAAGGAATACGATAGTTGTGATGGGTAAAATGTCAGAACAAagttcacttttttatttttgatattgggaAAAATATGGAATATAACAAGATTATCGGATTATAAGAGTGTGGGGCTTTTCGCGGATGGGGTGATGGCCGTGATAAAGAAATTGGACAGTCCGATTTGAAGCATAATAAATCAGTAATCGAATGATTCGATTACAAATCAGACCGATTGATTTGCGTCCGAGCCATGTATTAAGTATACATGTTGTTGAGCCTTTTATTTGTATACTCTCCAAATTGAATaccttatttttcaatttttcacttttgttctaattttcatactttAACTTCATCTTcgcttttattttcttccatCGATGAAATGAAATCGGACTTTTAAAACACGTTAATTATCCAAAATTCCACATTACTAATTATCCatcttaattatataaatttttatttttaaatattttgattcaattaaaataatagttatAATGTTAgagattaaaaatttattatagtaataatattagatattagtgtagtaataatttttaaaatattttgatttaactaaaatattaatgataatGTTAGAGATTAGTTATTTATTACGGTGATAATATTAGAGACTAGTGtaataataacttttaattattttaatttaattaaaataattttagaaattagtagTAATAAATTATAGTAATAATGTTAGAGATTAgtgtaataataatttttattaagattatagatatatgataataaattaattattattattaaaatgtgtNNNNNNNNNNNNNNNNNNNNNNNNNNNNNNNNNNNNNNNNNNNNNNNNNNNNNNNNNNNNNNNNNNNNNNNNNNNNNNNNNNNNNNNNNNNNNNNNNNNNNNNNNNNNNNNNNNNNNNNNNNNNNNNNNNNNNNNNNNNNNN belongs to Arachis duranensis cultivar V14167 chromosome 8, aradu.V14167.gnm2.J7QH, whole genome shotgun sequence and includes:
- the LOC107463588 gene encoding microtubule-associated protein RP/EB family member 1A (The sequence of the model RefSeq protein was modified relative to this genomic sequence to represent the inferred CDS: added 40 bases not found in genome assembly) — its product is MATSIGIMDSAYFVGRNDILTWINNRLQLNLSRIEEAASGAVQCQIMDMTYPGVVPMHKVNFDAKTEYDMIQNYKILQEVFNKLKIDKHIEVNRLVKGRPLDNLEFLQWLKRYCDSVNGGIMNENYNPVERRCKGGKGGNSKILKSSKYLQTSAIYNAGSGDMLGPNRISVPKQSKSSRGAGGPNSSEIEALSKQVTDLNLSMDLLEKERDFYFAKLRDIEILCQAAEVENDPMSVAIRKILYATDTKESALDEAQDYLNENFNAADDEEEAEAADEEAAAKEETKA